Proteins found in one Paraburkholderia caballeronis genomic segment:
- a CDS encoding helix-turn-helix domain-containing protein gives MPASSASATRSASPRVVAVIAFDRVSPFHLSVPCIVFGDERPEGGVPPFDLRVCAAEAGPLSTTAGFTIAAPHSLDGLADADVVIVPSWRDAAEPPPDALCDALRTAHARGAIVVGLCLGAYVLAHAGLLDGRTATTHWAWADDFAGRFAQVRVDPDVLYIDDGDLLTSAGTAAGLDCCLHLLRRLCGTPAANYVARRLVVPPHRQGNQAQYVQQPLAARGRGTRLSGMLDWIRENLDAPHTLDSLAQRALMSRRTFTRQFRQTTGATVGAWLLGERLTRAQQLLETTDEPIDNVAQRAGFGSAASLRQHFMEAFRTSPSSWRREFRGG, from the coding sequence ATGCCCGCTTCCAGCGCCTCTGCCACCCGCTCCGCATCGCCGCGTGTCGTCGCGGTGATCGCGTTCGACCGCGTGAGTCCGTTCCACCTGTCGGTGCCGTGCATCGTGTTCGGCGACGAGCGCCCCGAAGGCGGCGTGCCGCCGTTCGACCTGCGCGTGTGCGCGGCGGAGGCCGGCCCGCTATCGACGACGGCGGGTTTCACGATCGCCGCGCCGCACAGTCTCGATGGACTGGCCGACGCCGACGTCGTGATCGTGCCGAGCTGGCGCGACGCGGCGGAACCGCCGCCGGACGCGCTCTGCGACGCGCTGCGCACCGCTCATGCGCGCGGCGCGATCGTCGTCGGGCTGTGCCTCGGCGCGTACGTGCTCGCGCACGCGGGCCTGCTCGACGGCCGCACTGCGACGACCCACTGGGCGTGGGCGGACGACTTCGCGGGCCGCTTCGCGCAGGTGCGCGTCGATCCGGACGTGCTGTACATCGACGATGGCGACCTGCTGACGTCCGCCGGCACGGCGGCCGGCCTCGACTGCTGTCTGCACCTGCTGCGCCGCCTGTGCGGGACGCCGGCCGCGAACTACGTCGCGCGACGCCTCGTCGTGCCGCCGCACCGGCAGGGCAACCAGGCGCAGTACGTGCAGCAGCCGCTGGCCGCGCGCGGACGCGGCACCCGGCTGTCCGGCATGCTCGACTGGATCCGGGAGAACCTCGACGCGCCGCACACGCTCGACTCGCTCGCGCAGCGCGCGCTGATGAGCCGCCGCACGTTCACGCGCCAGTTCCGGCAGACGACCGGCGCGACGGTCGGCGCGTGGCTGCTCGGCGAGCGTCTGACGCGCGCGCAGCAACTGCTGGAAACCACCGACGAGCCGATCGACAACGTCGCGCAGCGTGCGGGCTTCGGCTCGGCCGCGTCGCTGCGTCAGCATTTCATGGAGGCGTTCCGCACGTCGCCGTCGTCGTGGCGAAGGGAGTTTCGCGGCGGCTGA
- a CDS encoding cysteine hydrolase family protein: MSAIPRRALVVIDVQNEYVTGDLPIEYPDVRTSLANIGRAMDAARAAGVPVVVVQNFAPASSPLFARGSAGAELHPVVASRERDHYVEKSLPSAFAQTGLADWLAARGIDTLTVAGYMTHNCDASTVFEATHRGLKVEFLADATGSVPYENDAGFASAEDIHRVFSVVMQSRFAAVATTDAWLAAVEAGVPLPVSNIYVSNQKARATQAAA; the protein is encoded by the coding sequence ATGTCCGCCATTCCCCGCCGCGCGCTCGTCGTGATCGACGTGCAGAACGAATACGTGACCGGCGATCTGCCGATCGAATACCCGGACGTCCGGACCTCGCTTGCGAACATCGGCCGCGCGATGGACGCCGCGCGCGCGGCCGGCGTGCCGGTCGTCGTCGTGCAGAACTTCGCGCCGGCCAGCTCGCCGCTGTTCGCGCGCGGCAGCGCCGGCGCGGAGCTGCATCCGGTCGTCGCGTCGCGCGAGCGCGACCATTACGTCGAGAAGTCGCTGCCGAGCGCGTTCGCGCAGACCGGCCTCGCCGACTGGCTCGCCGCGCGCGGCATCGACACGCTGACGGTCGCCGGCTACATGACGCACAACTGCGACGCGTCGACCGTGTTCGAGGCGACCCACCGCGGGTTGAAGGTCGAATTCCTCGCGGACGCGACCGGCTCGGTGCCGTACGAGAACGACGCGGGTTTCGCGAGCGCCGAGGACATCCACCGGGTGTTCAGCGTCGTGATGCAGTCGCGTTTCGCGGCGGTCGCGACGACCGATGCGTGGCTCGCGGCCGTCGAGGCCGGCGTGCCGCTGCCGGTCAGCAACATTTATGTGTCGAACCAGAAGGCGCGAGCGACGCAGGCGGCCGCGTGA
- a CDS encoding TetR family transcriptional regulator, with the protein MVRRTKEEAQETRNGILDAAERLFYDKGVSRTSLADIAHAAGVTRGAIYWHFANKGDLFTAMFDRVLLPLDELKAASVDPNEIDPLGRIREMCTLCLRNTATDARRRRVFDILFLKCEFVEEMGPVMTRHQSNMREGLGKLEEGLRNAISKHQLPADLDPARAARVVHSFIGGALRDMAILPDLFDVAAGAEAAVDALLDALRFSPALRNGNEAPTR; encoded by the coding sequence ATGGTCCGACGCACCAAAGAGGAAGCGCAGGAGACGCGCAACGGTATCCTCGACGCCGCCGAGCGGCTCTTTTACGACAAGGGCGTGTCCCGGACGTCGCTGGCCGATATCGCGCACGCGGCGGGCGTCACGCGTGGCGCGATCTACTGGCATTTCGCGAACAAGGGCGACCTGTTCACCGCGATGTTCGACCGCGTGCTGCTGCCGCTCGACGAGCTGAAGGCGGCGTCCGTCGATCCCAACGAAATCGATCCGCTCGGCCGGATCCGCGAAATGTGCACGTTATGCCTGCGCAACACGGCGACGGACGCGCGCCGCCGCCGCGTGTTCGACATCCTGTTTCTGAAGTGCGAGTTCGTCGAAGAGATGGGGCCGGTGATGACCCGCCATCAGTCGAACATGCGCGAAGGGCTGGGGAAGCTCGAAGAAGGGCTGCGCAACGCGATCTCTAAGCACCAGTTGCCGGCCGACCTCGACCCGGCGCGCGCGGCGCGGGTCGTCCATTCGTTCATCGGCGGCGCGCTGCGCGACATGGCGATCCTGCCGGACCTGTTCGACGTCGCGGCCGGCGCGGAAGCGGCGGTCGATGCGCTGCTCGACGCGCTGCGGTTCAGTCCGGCGCTGCGCAACGGGAACGAGGCGCCGACGCGTTAG
- a CDS encoding efflux RND transporter periplasmic adaptor subunit, with amino-acid sequence MRVERVPFRLISAATAAIVLAACGQKQSAPPPQTPEVGVVTVQPTPVPVVSELPGRTNAFLVAQVRARVDGIVLRREFIEGTMVKAGQRLYKIDPAPYIAALNNAKATLARAQANLVSTTAQANRYKVLVASNAVSKQDYDNAVAAEGQAAADVNAGKASVDTAQINLGYTDVTSPITGQVGISQVTPGAYVQASQATLMSTVQQLDPMYVDLTQSSLDGLRLRREVQEGRLKTNGPNAAKVKLFLEDGRTYPETGKLQFTDVTVDQTTGSVTIRAIFPNKDGVLLPGMFVRAQIEEGINNDAFLVPQIGVTHDQKGQATALVVGPDNKVSLHTLVTAGTQGQNWVVQGGLEAGDRVIVQGTEKVRPGATVKPIPAQLPPPPATGPLAAPASASGAQPASAASGA; translated from the coding sequence ATGCGCGTCGAACGGGTTCCATTTCGCCTAATCAGTGCCGCGACGGCTGCCATAGTGCTCGCAGCGTGCGGGCAGAAGCAGTCTGCACCGCCGCCGCAGACACCCGAAGTGGGTGTCGTCACCGTCCAGCCGACTCCGGTGCCGGTCGTCTCCGAACTGCCGGGCCGCACCAATGCGTTCCTCGTCGCGCAGGTGCGCGCGCGGGTGGATGGCATCGTGCTGCGCCGCGAATTCATCGAAGGCACGATGGTGAAGGCGGGGCAACGGCTGTACAAGATCGATCCGGCTCCGTACATCGCCGCGCTGAACAACGCGAAGGCGACCCTCGCGCGCGCGCAGGCGAACCTCGTCTCGACCACCGCGCAGGCGAACCGCTACAAGGTGCTGGTCGCATCGAACGCGGTCAGCAAGCAGGACTACGACAATGCGGTCGCCGCCGAAGGCCAGGCCGCCGCCGACGTGAACGCCGGCAAGGCGTCGGTCGATACCGCGCAGATCAACCTCGGCTACACGGATGTCACGTCGCCGATCACCGGCCAGGTCGGCATTTCGCAGGTGACGCCGGGCGCGTACGTGCAGGCGAGCCAGGCGACGCTGATGTCGACGGTCCAGCAGCTCGACCCGATGTACGTCGACCTCACGCAGTCGAGCCTCGACGGCCTGCGGCTGCGCCGCGAGGTGCAGGAAGGCCGCCTGAAGACGAACGGCCCGAACGCCGCGAAGGTCAAGCTGTTCCTCGAAGACGGCCGCACCTATCCGGAAACCGGCAAGCTGCAGTTCACCGACGTGACGGTCGACCAGACTACCGGCTCGGTGACGATCCGCGCGATTTTCCCGAACAAGGACGGCGTGCTGCTGCCCGGCATGTTCGTGCGCGCGCAGATCGAGGAAGGCATCAACAACGACGCGTTCCTCGTGCCGCAGATCGGCGTCACGCACGACCAGAAGGGTCAGGCGACCGCGCTCGTCGTCGGACCGGACAACAAGGTGTCGCTGCATACGCTCGTCACGGCCGGCACGCAGGGCCAGAACTGGGTCGTGCAGGGCGGACTCGAAGCGGGCGACCGCGTGATCGTGCAGGGCACCGAGAAGGTTCGCCCGGGCGCGACCGTGAAGCCGATTCCCGCGCAGCTCCCGCCGCCGCCCGCAACGGGTCCGCTGGCGGCACCCGCATCGGCCAGCGGCGCGCAGCCGGCATCCGCTGCGTCCGGCGCGTAA
- a CDS encoding efflux RND transporter permease subunit: MAKFFIDRPIFAWVIAIILMLAGIASVFTLPVAQYPTIAPPAIQISATYPGASASTVEDTVTQVIEQQMSGLDHLLYLASTSDDSGTATITLTFAAGTNPDIAQVQVQNKLQLATPILPQVVQQLGIKVTKSSSSFLLVMAFVSEDGSMQKYDLTNYVASNIQDPVSRIDGVGTVTLFGSQYAMRIWLDPTRLTNYGLTPVDVTAALTAQNVQVAGGQLGGTPAVPGQALQATITEATLLRTPDEFGNVLLKVNQDGSRVLLRDVARIELGAENYNFDTKYNGQPTAGFGIQLATGANALQTAKLVRAKIDELSKYFPHGLVVKYPYDTTPFVRLSIEEVIKTLLEGIVLVFLVMYLFLQNLRATLIPTIAVPVVLLGTFAIMAAVGFSINTLSMFGLVLAIGLLVDDAIVVVENVERVMAEEGLSPKDATRKAMGQITGALVGVALVLSAVFVPVAFSGGSVGAIYRQFSLTIVAAMVLSVLVALILTPALCATILKPVQKGDHGVKTGFFGWFNRTFERSRDKYHNGVYHVIRRSGRWLIIYIAVIVAVGLLFVRLPKSFLPDEDQGTMFVLVQTPSGSTQETTARTLTNISNYLLNDEKEIVDSVFTVNGFSFAGRGQNSGLVFVRLKDYSERQHANQKVQALVGRVFGHFASYKDAMVIPVNPPSIPELGTASGFDFQLEDRAGLGHEALMAARNQLLGMAAQDPMLALVRPNGLNDTPQFKVNIDREKAEALGVTAAAVDQTFSIAWASQYVNNFLDTDGRIKKVYVQGDAPFRMNESDMHTWYVRNGTGGMVPFSAFATGHWTYGSPKLERYNGISSVEIQGAAAAGKSTGQAMTAMEAIAAKLPAGIGYEWTGLSFQERQSGSQAPILYGISILVVFLCLAALYESWSIPFAVIMVVPLGVLGALLAVTLRGLENDVFFQVGLLTTVGLSAKNAILIVEFARELQQGEGMGPVEAALEAARLRLRPILMTSMAFVLGVLPLAISNGAGSASQHAIGTGVIGGMLTATFLAIFMIPMFFVVIRAKFSGDKEDPAVALGHYEEHHAHDHDDDAGNAGGTGGDGGSGGGNGSGKEGH; the protein is encoded by the coding sequence ATGGCAAAGTTCTTTATCGATCGCCCGATTTTTGCGTGGGTGATCGCCATCATCCTGATGCTAGCGGGCATCGCGTCGGTGTTTACGCTGCCGGTCGCGCAATACCCGACCATCGCGCCGCCGGCGATCCAGATCAGCGCAACCTATCCGGGCGCGTCGGCCAGCACGGTGGAAGACACCGTCACGCAGGTGATCGAGCAGCAGATGAGCGGTCTCGACCACTTGCTGTACCTCGCGTCGACCAGTGACGACTCCGGCACCGCGACCATCACGCTGACGTTCGCCGCCGGCACGAATCCGGACATCGCGCAGGTGCAGGTGCAGAACAAGCTGCAACTGGCGACGCCGATCCTGCCGCAGGTCGTGCAGCAGCTCGGCATCAAGGTCACGAAGTCGAGCAGCAGCTTCCTGCTGGTGATGGCGTTCGTGTCCGAAGACGGCAGCATGCAGAAGTACGACCTCACGAACTACGTGGCGTCGAACATCCAGGATCCGGTCAGCCGGATCGACGGCGTCGGCACGGTCACGCTGTTCGGCTCGCAGTACGCGATGCGGATCTGGCTCGACCCGACCCGCCTGACGAACTACGGGCTCACGCCGGTCGACGTGACGGCGGCGCTCACCGCGCAGAACGTGCAGGTCGCGGGCGGCCAGCTCGGCGGCACGCCGGCGGTGCCGGGCCAGGCGCTGCAGGCGACGATCACCGAGGCGACGCTGCTGCGCACGCCGGACGAGTTCGGCAACGTGCTGCTGAAGGTGAACCAGGACGGCTCGCGCGTGCTGCTGCGCGACGTCGCGCGGATCGAACTCGGCGCCGAGAACTACAACTTCGACACGAAGTACAACGGCCAGCCGACGGCGGGCTTCGGCATCCAGCTCGCGACCGGCGCGAACGCGCTGCAGACCGCGAAGCTGGTGCGCGCGAAGATCGACGAGCTGTCGAAGTACTTCCCGCACGGTCTCGTCGTGAAGTATCCGTACGACACGACGCCGTTCGTGCGGCTGTCGATCGAGGAAGTGATCAAGACGCTGCTGGAAGGCATCGTGCTGGTGTTCCTCGTGATGTACCTGTTCCTGCAGAACCTGCGCGCGACGCTGATTCCGACGATCGCGGTGCCAGTCGTGCTGCTCGGCACGTTCGCGATCATGGCGGCGGTCGGCTTCTCGATCAACACGCTGTCGATGTTCGGCCTCGTGCTCGCCATCGGCCTGCTGGTGGACGACGCGATCGTGGTCGTCGAGAACGTCGAGCGGGTGATGGCGGAAGAAGGGCTATCGCCGAAGGATGCGACCCGCAAGGCGATGGGCCAGATCACCGGCGCGCTCGTCGGCGTCGCGCTCGTGCTGTCGGCGGTGTTCGTGCCGGTCGCGTTCTCCGGCGGTTCGGTCGGCGCGATCTACCGGCAGTTCTCGCTGACGATCGTCGCGGCGATGGTGCTGTCCGTGCTGGTCGCGTTGATTCTGACGCCGGCGCTGTGCGCGACGATCCTGAAGCCGGTCCAGAAGGGCGACCACGGCGTGAAAACCGGCTTCTTCGGCTGGTTCAACCGCACGTTCGAGAGGAGCCGCGACAAGTACCACAACGGCGTGTACCACGTGATCCGCCGTTCGGGCCGCTGGCTCATCATCTACATCGCGGTGATCGTCGCGGTCGGGCTGCTGTTCGTGCGGCTGCCGAAGTCGTTCCTGCCGGACGAGGATCAGGGCACGATGTTCGTGCTCGTGCAGACGCCGTCCGGCTCGACCCAGGAAACGACCGCGCGCACGCTGACGAACATCTCGAACTACCTGCTCAACGACGAGAAGGAAATCGTCGATTCGGTGTTCACGGTGAACGGTTTCAGCTTCGCGGGCCGCGGCCAGAACTCCGGTCTCGTGTTCGTGCGGCTGAAGGACTACTCCGAGCGGCAGCACGCGAACCAGAAGGTGCAGGCGCTGGTCGGCCGGGTGTTCGGGCACTTCGCGTCGTACAAGGATGCGATGGTGATCCCGGTGAATCCGCCGTCGATTCCGGAACTCGGCACCGCGTCGGGCTTCGACTTCCAGCTTGAGGATCGCGCGGGTCTCGGCCACGAGGCGCTGATGGCCGCGCGCAACCAGTTGCTCGGGATGGCCGCGCAGGATCCGATGCTCGCGCTCGTGCGCCCGAACGGCCTGAACGACACGCCGCAGTTCAAGGTCAACATCGACCGCGAGAAGGCGGAGGCGCTCGGCGTGACGGCAGCGGCGGTCGACCAGACGTTCTCGATCGCGTGGGCGTCGCAGTACGTGAACAACTTCCTCGATACCGACGGCCGGATCAAGAAGGTGTACGTGCAGGGCGATGCGCCGTTCCGGATGAACGAGTCCGACATGCATACCTGGTACGTGCGCAACGGCACGGGCGGGATGGTGCCGTTCAGCGCGTTCGCGACCGGCCACTGGACCTACGGCTCGCCGAAGCTCGAACGCTACAACGGGATCTCGTCGGTCGAAATCCAGGGGGCGGCGGCGGCGGGCAAGAGTACCGGCCAGGCGATGACGGCGATGGAAGCGATCGCTGCCAAGCTGCCCGCGGGCATCGGCTACGAGTGGACCGGCCTGTCGTTCCAGGAACGCCAGTCGGGTTCGCAGGCGCCTATCCTGTACGGCATCTCGATCCTCGTCGTGTTCCTGTGTCTCGCGGCGCTGTACGAAAGCTGGTCGATTCCGTTCGCGGTCATCATGGTGGTGCCGCTCGGCGTGCTCGGCGCGCTGCTCGCGGTCACGCTGCGCGGTCTGGAAAACGACGTGTTCTTCCAGGTCGGCCTGCTGACCACCGTCGGCCTGTCCGCGAAGAACGCCATTCTGATCGTCGAGTTCGCGCGCGAACTGCAGCAGGGCGAGGGGATGGGACCGGTCGAGGCGGCGCTCGAAGCGGCGCGGCTGCGGCTGCGGCCGATCCTGATGACGTCGATGGCGTTCGTGCTCGGCGTGCTGCCGCTCGCGATCAGCAACGGCGCGGGTTCGGCGAGCCAGCACGCGATCGGCACCGGCGTGATCGGCGGGATGCTGACGGCGACGTTCCTCGCGATCTTCATGATCCCGATGTTCTTCGTCGTGATTCGCGCGAAGTTCTCCGGCGACAAGGAAGATCCGGCGGTGGCGCTCGGTCATTACGAAGAGCACCATGCGCACGACCATGACGACGATGCCGGCAACGCGGGCGGCACGGGCGGCGACGGCGGTTCCGGTGGCGGCAACGGTTCGGGCAAGGAAGGACATTGA
- a CDS encoding efflux transporter outer membrane subunit has protein sequence MLKHSVIAVAAALFAAGCTMAPKYVRPDAPVSSAFPQGGVYGTQPAVGAGGRSANGAAATDIGWRDFFVDPRLQQLVTIALKNNRDLRVSVLNIEAARAQYQITRAELLPTLDGVGSGSIQRYPAGVSSTGGPLISRAYNVGLSASWELDLFGRVQSLKDEALAQYFATAQARKAAEISLVSQVADQYLTMLADDDLLTVTRDTLKTAQESYNITKLQFDNGTGSELDLRQAQTVVETAQANLQAQERARAQAENALVLLIGEPLPADLPAGQKLDSQDLLTDVPAGLPSDLLTRRPDVMEAEQTLLAANANIGAARAAFFPQISLTGAFGTASPTLGGLFKAGTAAWSFAPQIALPIFEGGQNIANLDLAHVQKRIEIANYEKAIQSAFREVADGLAARGTYDQQIAALERNTFANQRRLDLSDLRYRNGVDSYLSVLTAQTDLYAAQQELISARLARLSNLVDLYRALGGGWIEHAGDTPRPADAPVDYGAASAPVAASAPASAG, from the coding sequence ATGCTTAAACATTCGGTAATCGCAGTCGCCGCCGCGCTCTTCGCCGCGGGCTGCACGATGGCGCCGAAGTACGTGCGCCCGGACGCACCGGTGTCGTCCGCGTTCCCGCAGGGCGGCGTGTACGGCACGCAGCCGGCCGTCGGCGCGGGCGGCCGCAGCGCGAACGGCGCGGCGGCCACGGACATCGGCTGGCGCGACTTCTTCGTCGATCCGCGCCTGCAGCAGCTCGTGACGATCGCGCTGAAGAACAACCGCGACCTGCGCGTGTCGGTGCTGAACATCGAGGCCGCGCGCGCGCAGTACCAGATCACGCGCGCGGAACTGCTGCCGACGCTCGACGGCGTCGGTTCGGGCTCGATCCAGCGTTATCCGGCCGGCGTTTCGTCGACCGGCGGGCCGTTGATCTCGCGGGCCTACAACGTCGGCCTGTCCGCGTCGTGGGAACTCGACCTGTTCGGCCGCGTGCAGAGCCTGAAGGACGAGGCGCTCGCGCAATACTTCGCGACCGCGCAGGCGCGCAAGGCGGCGGAAATCTCGCTGGTGTCGCAGGTCGCCGACCAGTATCTGACGATGCTGGCCGACGACGACCTGCTGACGGTCACGCGCGACACGCTGAAGACCGCGCAGGAGTCGTACAACATCACGAAGCTGCAGTTCGACAACGGCACCGGCAGCGAACTCGATCTGCGCCAGGCGCAGACCGTGGTCGAGACCGCGCAGGCGAACCTGCAGGCGCAGGAACGCGCGCGCGCGCAGGCGGAGAACGCGCTCGTGCTGCTGATCGGCGAACCGCTGCCGGCGGATCTGCCGGCGGGACAAAAGCTCGATTCGCAGGATCTGCTGACGGACGTGCCGGCGGGCTTGCCGTCCGATCTGCTGACGCGCCGTCCGGACGTGATGGAAGCCGAACAGACGCTGCTCGCGGCGAACGCGAACATCGGCGCGGCGCGCGCGGCGTTTTTCCCGCAGATCTCGCTGACCGGCGCGTTCGGCACCGCCAGCCCGACGCTCGGCGGCCTCTTCAAGGCCGGCACCGCCGCGTGGAGTTTCGCGCCGCAGATCGCGCTGCCGATCTTCGAGGGCGGCCAGAACATCGCGAACCTCGATCTCGCGCACGTGCAGAAGCGCATCGAGATCGCGAACTACGAGAAGGCGATCCAGTCGGCGTTCCGCGAAGTGGCGGACGGGCTTGCCGCGCGCGGCACGTACGACCAGCAGATCGCGGCGCTGGAGCGCAACACCTTCGCGAATCAGCGTCGGCTCGACCTGTCGGACCTGCGTTACCGCAACGGCGTGGACAGCTATCTGTCGGTGCTGACCGCGCAGACGGACCTGTACGCGGCGCAGCAGGAGTTGATCTCGGCGCGGCTCGCGCGGCTGTCGAACCTCGTCGACCTGTATCGCGCGCTCGGCGGCGGGTGGATCGAGCACGCGGGCGACACGCCGCGTCCGGCCGACGCGCCGGTCGATTACGGCGCGGCGAGCGCACCGGTCGCGGCTTCGGCGCCGGCATCGGCGGGCTGA
- a CDS encoding nucleobase:cation symporter-2 family protein: MQTTGNDTHAVHPCDARLPAGQLLTLGVQHVLVMYAGAVAVPLIVGGALKLPKDQVAFLISADLFSCGIATLIQTLGVWIFGIRLPVIMGCTFAAVGPMIAIGTNPSLGLLDVFGATIAAGAIGIVLAPMIGKLLRFFPPVVVGTVIAVIGLSLMQVGINWAAGGVGNPDYGNPVYLGLSLAVLALILLINRFGRGFVANISVLLGIVAGFAAALALGRVNLDGVTAAPWVGFVMPFHFGMPHFDPLAIATMVTVMFVTFIESTGMFLAVGDMVERPVDQRALVRGLRVDGLGTLIGGVFNSFPHTSFSQNVGLIGVTGVKSRYVCATGGALLVALGLFPKMAQTVASVPPFVLGGAGIVMFGMVAASGIKVLAKVDFVKNQHNLFIVAVSIGLGLVPVVSPPFFARLPAALSPLLHSGILLASVSAVVLNLVFNGVSRESAARRAIRRAGRDFDGRHAAPDGSDDGTREAGQEMPQAAMR; encoded by the coding sequence ATGCAAACGACGGGCAACGATACCCATGCGGTCCACCCGTGCGACGCCCGGCTGCCGGCCGGGCAACTGCTGACGCTCGGCGTCCAGCACGTGCTGGTGATGTACGCGGGCGCGGTCGCGGTGCCGCTGATCGTCGGCGGCGCGCTGAAGCTGCCGAAGGATCAGGTCGCGTTCCTGATCAGCGCGGACCTGTTCTCGTGCGGAATCGCGACGCTGATCCAGACGCTCGGCGTGTGGATCTTCGGCATCCGCCTGCCGGTCATCATGGGCTGCACGTTCGCGGCAGTCGGGCCGATGATCGCGATCGGCACGAATCCGTCGCTCGGCCTGCTCGACGTGTTCGGCGCGACGATCGCGGCCGGCGCGATCGGCATCGTGCTCGCGCCGATGATCGGCAAGCTGCTGCGCTTCTTTCCGCCGGTCGTCGTCGGCACCGTGATCGCGGTGATCGGGCTGTCGCTGATGCAGGTCGGCATCAACTGGGCGGCCGGCGGCGTCGGCAATCCGGACTACGGCAACCCGGTCTACCTCGGGCTGTCGCTCGCGGTGCTCGCGCTGATCCTGCTGATCAACCGCTTCGGGCGCGGTTTCGTCGCGAACATCTCGGTGCTGCTCGGCATCGTCGCGGGTTTCGCGGCCGCGCTCGCGCTCGGGCGCGTGAACCTCGACGGCGTGACCGCCGCGCCGTGGGTCGGTTTCGTGATGCCGTTCCACTTCGGGATGCCGCACTTCGATCCGCTCGCGATCGCGACGATGGTCACCGTGATGTTCGTCACGTTCATCGAATCGACCGGCATGTTCCTCGCGGTCGGCGACATGGTCGAGCGTCCGGTCGACCAGCGCGCGCTCGTGCGCGGGCTGCGCGTCGACGGGCTCGGCACGCTGATCGGCGGCGTGTTCAATTCGTTCCCGCACACGTCGTTCTCGCAGAACGTCGGGCTGATCGGCGTGACCGGCGTGAAAAGCCGCTACGTGTGCGCGACCGGCGGCGCGCTCCTCGTCGCGCTCGGGCTCTTTCCGAAGATGGCGCAGACGGTCGCGTCGGTGCCGCCGTTCGTGCTCGGCGGCGCGGGCATCGTGATGTTCGGGATGGTCGCCGCGAGCGGGATCAAGGTGCTCGCGAAGGTCGACTTCGTGAAAAACCAGCACAACCTGTTCATCGTCGCGGTGAGTATCGGCCTCGGGCTCGTGCCGGTCGTGTCGCCGCCTTTCTTCGCGAGGCTGCCCGCCGCGCTGTCGCCGCTGCTGCATAGCGGGATCCTGCTCGCGTCGGTGTCGGCGGTCGTGCTGAACCTCGTGTTCAACGGCGTGAGCCGAGAAAGCGCGGCGCGGCGGGCGATCCGCCGCGCGGGACGCGACTTCGACGGACGTCATGCGGCGCCGGACGGTAGCGACGACGGCACGCGCGAAGCGGGTCAGGAGATGCCGCAAGCGGCGATGCGGTGA